One Candidatus Limnocylindrales bacterium genomic window, GGGCTGCCGCCCTCACCCGACGTGGAGGGAATCAGTGTTCGCGCTCTCGCCGAGGGCAACCGGTCCGACCGCGATGCGGTCTACGCCGAATTCTTCGACAAGCTCGGGCTGAACCTGCAGGTTGCGCGCCGGACGCCGGCGGCAAAGACGATCGAGCACTTCAACCGCATCACGCACCCGCGTCGCAGCCCCATCGAGTACTACGACCTGAAGGACGATCCCGAAGAACGCGACGACCGCGCCGCCGACAATCCCGGCGCCGTGCACGCCGAGCTGTCGTCGCTGTCGCAATGGCTCGAGACGCAGTGGCGCGCGCAGCGCAACGCTGAAGCCGCCGCCGGCGGCCGCGCGTCGATCGATATCGATGACGAAACGATGGAGAGACTGAAATCCTTGGGATACGTCGGCGACTAGAACCCGCTCAAGGTCGCAAAGCGGTCGCGGTGAAAGCTGGCGTCCCCGAACGTCATCTCGTTCCCGCGCAGGCGCTTCATGTAGAACCCGACGTCATGCTCGTCCGTCATGCCGATGCCGCCGTGCATTTGGATGCCTTCGTAGCCGATGAGGACGCCGGCGTCGGAACATCGTGCCTTCGCCACCGAGATCAGCGCCTTGGCCTGCGGAGATCGCTCGTCGATGGCGGTCGCCGCCGCCAGCACCGCCGAACGTGCCAGCTCGATCTCGATGAACATCTTCGCGGCGCGGTGCTTGAGCGCCTGGAAGCTGCCGATCGGGACGCCGAACTGCTTGCGCGTCTTCAGGTACTCGAGCGTCATCTCGAACGTCGCGAGCATGTTGCCGAGCATCTCGGCACATAGTCCGGCCGTGGCGCGATCGATGACCTCCTCCAGCAGAGGGCCGGCCGCGCCCTCCTCGCCGATGCGCGCGGCTTCGGACACCTCCACGCCGTCGAGCCGCACGATTGCCGCCGGCCGCAGGTGCATCGTCTTCTGCCGCACCACCTGCAGACCCGGCGCGTCGCGATCGACGATGAACAGCGACAGCCCGCTGCGATCGCCGACTTCACCGCGGCTGCGCGCGACGATCAACAGCTTGTCGGCTGCGCCAGCGTCCAGAACGAGCGTCTTCTCGCCGCGCAGGACGTAGCCGCCGCCGCTCGCCTGTGCGCGCGTCTGGCAATGATGGAGGTCGTAGCGTGCGCCGTGCTCCTGATACGCCAGCGTCAGAAGGAGTGAGCCGTCGGCAACGCGCGGCAGCATGTCGCTCCTCTGTGCCTCGCTGCCGCCGAGCAGTACGGCGTTGGCGCCCAGCAGCACCGTCGAGAGCAGCGGCTCGGGCACCAGGCTGCGGCCGCATTCCTCGAGGACGCAGGCCAACTCGACATATCCCATGCCCAGCCCGCCGTATGTCTCCGGAATGATGATCGCCTGCCAGCCGAGCTCGGCCATCTTCCTCCACAGCTCGAGCGAGAAACCGACGGCATCATCGCTGTCTCGATAGTGCCGGACGCGCGCGACTGGCGACTCCTTGCGCACGAAATCGGCGGCGGCACGCTTGAGCATCTGCTGGTCGTCGGTGAGAACGAGTGACATGGCGAAACGGCTCCTCAGTCGGGAAGGCCAAGCACGCGCTTGGCGATGATGTTGAGCTGCACTTCGGAGGTGCCGCCTTCGATGGAATTGCCGCGCGCACGCAGGAAGCTGCGGACCGCGGCGATCTCGTCCTCCGAGAAGCCCGCGCCTTCCCAGCCCAGGCCTTGCGGGCCGAGGATGCCGACCACGGTCGACGTCCGCTCCTTGTTCAACTCGGTGGCGTAGTACTTAAAAATCGAAGATTCCGGCCCGGGCTGATGGCCCAGCTTCGCCGCCTCCTTGGTGCGTCGCAGCGTCAGCTCCAGGCACGTCTTGTCCATGGTCAGCTGGGCGATGCGGTCGCGCATCGCTCCATCGCGGATGCGACCGGCATCGTCCACGCCAAGGTGACTGCGCGCAGCCACCACCAGCTCGTTCTTTTCCTCGGACTCGTTGAACGCCTCACTGATCATGCTGCGCTCGTGGCCCAGCAGCGCCTTGGCCATGGTCCAGCCGTTGCCGATGCCGCCGACCACGTGATCGCTCTGAACCCGCGCGTCCTCGAGGAAGGTTTCGCAGAATGGAGAGCTTCCGCTGATGAGCAGGATCGGCCGCACGGTAACTCCGGGCTGATCCATGTCCATCAGCATGAAGCTGATGCCCTCGTGCTTGGGCTTGTCCGGATCGGTGCGCACCAGCAGGAACATCCAGTCAGCCTTGTCGGCATAGGACGTCCATACTTTCTGCCCGTTGATGACCCAATGATCGCCTTCGCGCACGCCGCGCGTCTGCAGGCCCGCCAGGTCGGAGCCGGCACCCGGCTCCGAATAGCCCTGACACCAGCGAACCTCGCCGCGGACGATCTCGGGCAGGAAGCGCTTCTTCTGGTCGTCGTTGCCGTACTGCAGCAGCAGCGGACCGATCATGGTGAGACCGAACCCGATAAGCGGAGGCTTGCACCGCAGGCGCCTCATCTCCTCCGCGAGCACCTTGGCCTCCGCTTTGGAGAGCCCTCCCCCGCCGTACTCCCGCGGCCAGGTCGGCGCCGTCCAACCTCGCTCGGCCATCGCTGCCAGCCATCGCTGCACGTCGGGATTGGCGTGCTTCTCCTTCTTCCCGCCCCACGCCAGACCTTCCCCCATCGTGTCGTTGCCCTTGGTGTCCCATCGCATCGATGCAGGGCAGTTCGTCTCGAGCCACTGGCGGGTCTGCTCACGAAAGGTGTCGAGGTCGCTCATGGCGCGGGAGTGTATCGACCCGTCATGCAAATAAAAATTGTGTGGCCGCCCTCTGATCGGGGGAGTCCGACCCTCTGTTCGAGTGGCGGATTCCGCGCAATGATGGGTCTGTTCGCTACGAGCGAGCTGCAAATCCGACGAAAGAGGAGAATGCGATGAAGGCAATCGTGATCAACTTCCGCCTGCATGGCTTCCCGTTCCTCGTTACGGCCCTGCTGGCGGCTGGCGCCGTCCCTGCCACCACGTCTTCCTCCCACGCTTCGATCGAAGGCGAGCGCGCGGCCATGGACAAGATCCAGGTGCCGACGCGCGCCAGCATCGGCAGCGGCGAGTACACCTGCGCGCCGGCGCACGTCGAGCTCATGAAGGAGCGCCAGCACCGCATTGCCGAAGCAGCCACCGTCGAGGAGGCGCGCGCTCTGGCAATCGGTCCGGCTCGAGCCGCGCGAACGGCGGTAGCGGTTGCAGGAACCGTCGTCCCCTGGAGCAAGGCGCTGGCCGATGCGGGACAGCGTCTGGAGGGCTTCGAGGATCGCATCCAGCGCAGCAGCACCCAGCGGGAGGTGGCCGTCGAGT contains:
- a CDS encoding acyl-CoA dehydrogenase family protein, whose amino-acid sequence is MSDLDTFREQTRQWLETNCPASMRWDTKGNDTMGEGLAWGGKKEKHANPDVQRWLAAMAERGWTAPTWPREYGGGGLSKAEAKVLAEEMRRLRCKPPLIGFGLTMIGPLLLQYGNDDQKKRFLPEIVRGEVRWCQGYSEPGAGSDLAGLQTRGVREGDHWVINGQKVWTSYADKADWMFLLVRTDPDKPKHEGISFMLMDMDQPGVTVRPILLISGSSPFCETFLEDARVQSDHVVGGIGNGWTMAKALLGHERSMISEAFNESEEKNELVVAARSHLGVDDAGRIRDGAMRDRIAQLTMDKTCLELTLRRTKEAAKLGHQPGPESSIFKYYATELNKERTSTVVGILGPQGLGWEGAGFSEDEIAAVRSFLRARGNSIEGGTSEVQLNIIAKRVLGLPD
- a CDS encoding acyl-CoA dehydrogenase family protein, which produces MSLVLTDDQQMLKRAAADFVRKESPVARVRHYRDSDDAVGFSLELWRKMAELGWQAIIIPETYGGLGMGYVELACVLEECGRSLVPEPLLSTVLLGANAVLLGGSEAQRSDMLPRVADGSLLLTLAYQEHGARYDLHHCQTRAQASGGGYVLRGEKTLVLDAGAADKLLIVARSRGEVGDRSGLSLFIVDRDAPGLQVVRQKTMHLRPAAIVRLDGVEVSEAARIGEEGAAGPLLEEVIDRATAGLCAEMLGNMLATFEMTLEYLKTRKQFGVPIGSFQALKHRAAKMFIEIELARSAVLAAATAIDERSPQAKALISVAKARCSDAGVLIGYEGIQMHGGIGMTDEHDVGFYMKRLRGNEMTFGDASFHRDRFATLSGF